agtcagtgtggaggttatatacagggggcaccggtaccgagtcagtgtggaggtcatatacaggggcaccggtaccgagtcagtgtggaggtcatatacaggggcaccggtggaccgagtcagtgtggaggttatatacaggggcaccggtaccgagtcagtgtggaggttatatacagggggcaccagtactgagtcagtgtggaggtcatatacagggggcaccggtaccgagtcagtgtggaggttatatacaggggcaccggtaccgagtcagtgtggaggttatatacaggggcaccggtaccgagtcagtgtggaggtcatatacagggggcaccggtacagagtcagtgtggaggttatatacagggggcaccggtacagagtcagtgtggaggtcatatacagggggcaccggtgccgagtcagtgtggaggttatatacaggggcaccggtaccgagtcagtgtggaggtcatatacaggggcaccggtacagagtcagtgtggaggtcatatacaggggcaccggtaccgagtcagtgtggaggtcatatacagggggcacggtaccgagtcagtgtggaggtcatatacaggggcacggtacagagtcagtgtggaggtcatatacaggggcaccggtaccgagtcagtgtggaggttatatacaggggcaccggtaccgagtcagtgtggaggtcatatacaggggcaccggtacagagtcagtgtggaggtcatatacaggggcaccggtaccgagtcagtgtggaggtcatatacaggggcaccggtaccgagtcagtgtggaggtcatatacaggggcaccggtacagagtcagtgtggaggtcatatacagggggcaccggtactgagtcagtgtggaggttatatacagggggcaccggtaccaggggagtcagtgtggaggttatatacaggggcacggtgccgagtcagtgtggagattatatacagggggcaccggtaccgagtcagtgtggaggttatatacagggggcaccggtaccgagtcagtgtggaggttatatacagggggcaccggtaccgagtcagtgtggaggttatatacagggggcaccggtactgagtcagtgtggaggttatatacaggggctaccggtaccgagtcagtgtggaggttatatacagggggcaccggtacagagtcagtgtggaggttatatacagggggcaccggtacagagtcagtgtggaggttatatacagggggcaccggtaccgagtcagtgtggaggttatatacagggggcaccggtactgagtcagtgtggaggttatatacagggggcaccggtacagagtcagtgtgctggggtacagactagttgaggtaatctgtccatgtaggtgggggcgaagtgactatgcataggtaacaaacaaacagcgagtagcagcagtgtacaagagggggggggggtcaatgtaaattgtccggtggcgattttcATGAATTGTTCAgtagtctaatggcttggggatagaagctgttgagaATCATTTTGGTCCTAGTTTTGACCCTCCGcaaccgcttgccgtgcggtagcagagaaaacagtctataacttgggtgactggagtctctgaaaTTTTTATGGGCTTTTCTCCGACacatcctggatggcaggaagcttggcccgtgatgtactgggcagtttgcattaccctctgtagcgccttacggtcagatgctgagcagttgccatagcaggcagtgatgcaaccggtcaggatgctcgcgatggtgcagctgtagaaccttttgaggatctgagggcccatgccaaatcttttcagtctcctgaggggaaaaagtttttgtcgtgctctcttcacacctgtcttggtatgtttggaccatgatagttcgttggtgatgtggacaccaaggaacttaactctcgacccgctccactacagccccgttgatgttaacgggggcctgttcagccctccttttcctgtagtccacgatcagctccttagtcttgctcacgtaaagggagaagttgttgtccgggcaccacactgccagttctctgacctactccctataggccgtctgttgtgttgtcagcaaacttaatgatggttttggagtcgtgcttggccatgcagtcatgggtgaacagggaatacaggataggactaagtacacacccctgaggggccccagtgttaaggatcagcgttgcagacatgttgttgcctactcttaccacctgggggcccgtcaggaagtccaggatccagttgcagagggaggtgtttagtcccagggtccttagctaagtgatgagcttcatgggcactatggtgttgaacgctgacctgtagtcgatgaacagcattctcacataggtgttccttttgtccaggtgagaaagggcggagtgaacatggcagttaacccactgttccccggtaggccgtcattataaataagaatttgttcttaactgacttgcctagttaaatacgttttttttttattgaGCCCTGTACTGTACAAGTAGTCTTGGTTTGTTCTAAGTACAGATCCAGGTTTTGTAAAACCAACCTTAGATCAATGCATCTTGGGACAACCTACTACAACCGGGACCTACAGCCCTAATGTCGACTCAAGAAGGCACTTTAGCAAGTTCCAGTATGTAGCCAATGGTTTTATTGAAGGGTGTGGTGTCTTCAGTAGAAGTTCACTATAGTATTTCCCATGCAGTCAGTCCAGAAGAATAAGTCAGAACCATCGGTTCTTCTTATCGACTGTAGGTGTATAATAATGTCATTCTATAATAATGTAATTCTACTAACTTGGGTGTGGTTGTCCTTCTCGTTCCCCTTGCCTGGGCCCTCAGGTTTACACAGGTGGTTGGGGTGACGTGGACGGGGTGATCCGCTGCCGGGTGGGGGaggtgctgcaccatgagctagGAGAAGAGCCGGAGCCCCGGAGGGAGGCTGCAGTCTTCGACAAACCCACCCGCGGCACGTCTGTGAAGAAGTTCAGAGAGATGGTCTTCAATCACTTCAAGGTTCTGGAACTCCTGCTGCTTTGACTTTAGTATATGCTGTGTCACAATGGCAACAACAGCATAGCATTACAACTAAAATGTGTCTTTTGTTGAAAGTGATCAGTTTTACCAAAATCTCCAGATTGAGCATGAGAACATCACCTTAACTTCTTTTCCTTTTCTTCCTACATCCGCTTCCCTAACTCCTTCCGTCTAAAGTCAAAGCTGGGCGAGCAGGTCAACCTGGCCAGCCTGGTGACCAAGATCCTCACCGTCGCCGACGGCAACAAGGACGGGCACATCTCCCTCCCTGAGGCCCGTTCAGCCTGGGCTCTTCTCCAGTTGGATGAGGTGCTGCTGGGCCTGCTCCTCCAGGACCGGGGCCACACCCCTCGGCTGCTGGGCTTCTGTGGGGACCTGTACGTGACCGAGAGGGTCCCCTACGGCCCCCTGTATGGTCTCGGCCTCCCCTGGCCACTTGAGGCCTGGGTCCCCAGTGAGGCCCGACGCAGCATGGACCAGTGGTTCACACCCTCTTGGCCCCGCAAAGCCAAGATCTCCATGGGTCTCCTGGAGCTGGTGGAGGACATCTTCCACGGCAACTACGGCAGCTTCCTCATGTGTGACCTGAGCGCCAACCATTTCGGCTACACGGACCGCCACGACCTCCGCCTCACTGACCCCAGGGCCATCGTCTCTGAGGACGCGTTCCGGCGAACCATGCGCGCGCTGCACTGCGAGAAGGACGACGACTGTGTGCTGGGGCCGGACTGCAGGACATCGTGTGACATGGCTCAGAAACGATGCAGGGAGGAGGTGACCCAGCCCAACCTGGCCAAGGCATGCGGGGCGCTGAGTGACTACCTTCTGAGAGGGGCGCCGTCAGAGCTGAGGGAGGAGTTAGAGAGGCAGCTGTACGCCTGCATGGCCCTCAGAGGCTCGGCGGGACAGATGGACATGGAGCACTCCCTGATTCTGAACAACCTCAAGGCCCTGCTGTGGAGACAGATATCCCACACTAAAGACTCATGAGGGGACAACACAACCGAGTCCTCAAATACTTAAAAGGCAAGATTCACCCATTTTGAACGTTATTGTGTTTGTGCATCTGAGTGATGTTCTATTGATTC
The sequence above is a segment of the Oncorhynchus nerka isolate Pitt River linkage group LG20, Oner_Uvic_2.0, whole genome shotgun sequence genome. Coding sequences within it:
- the LOC115103277 gene encoding divergent protein kinase domain 1A-like, which translates into the protein MARRLFPRAWINKSFYFQARISFVRVKYLFLTWLTVFVGGWVIYVQYSNYTELCRGHECKNSICDKYRRGIIDGSACSSLCDKDTLYLGRCLSTSPNHQVYTGGWGDVDGVIRCRVGEVLHHELGEEPEPRREAAVFDKPTRGTSVKKFREMVFNHFKSKLGEQVNLASLVTKILTVADGNKDGHISLPEARSAWALLQLDEVLLGLLLQDRGHTPRLLGFCGDLYVTERVPYGPLYGLGLPWPLEAWVPSEARRSMDQWFTPSWPRKAKISMGLLELVEDIFHGNYGSFLMCDLSANHFGYTDRHDLRLTDPRAIVSEDAFRRTMRALHCEKDDDCVLGPDCRTSCDMAQKRCREEVTQPNLAKACGALSDYLLRGAPSELREELERQLYACMALRGSAGQMDMEHSLILNNLKALLWRQISHTKDS